In Romeriopsis navalis LEGE 11480, the DNA window ATATTAAGACCGCGGCTTGCCAAGCCAAATTCATCATTCTTCGCGAAGACTATTCGTACTACCAAACTCTGCGCGAAAAGCTCCACTGGGCGGGGGCACGCATACGTTATAGCAACGATCATCGAAATTAAAGCACGCGCCAAATTAACCGCGTAATTGCGTGGAAATACCTGCCATCCTGCGGAAGTTTTACTTCCGCCGAGGCGCTACATTAGTGGAAATGACTAAGCCGCTTGGCGGAGTAACTCTACCAGCAACTGGGCCTTGAGCGATTCCCCACACCGCGCCGTCATTCCTGTTCCCCTGTGTTTTGCGTGAGTCCTGGCATGACCGATCTAAGAGAGCGCTACAGCAGCCTGATTGAGACCATTGTGCAAAGCGGGCTCAACGGCACAGTGCAATCGCGATCGCAAGTTTACGACTTGATCGCCAACGAATTTGAACCCGCCACCGAAGCAATTTTTAGTGATTGTCTGGGCCAACGAATTAACCAGACAGAAAATCAAGTTGCGATCCCCGACGCCCTGACTCAAGTACGCGCCAACCGGGCACTACGCACACTCCAAACGATCCAGCTGGAGTGGCAACGCTACCAAGCCGCCGTCAGCGCCAAGGATTTAGTGGCCAATACGATTTTCCAAATCACCACCGCCGCCCCGCACGATCGACTCAGTATTCTCGTCGATACCTTGAGTCCAAAACAGAGCCAATCGATGGCCCTACCACTGCTTGAACAACTAGCTCGGGGTCTAGCTAATGTCCCCTGTGAGCCATCAACCCAAAATATCTTGCAACAATATGCCACAGGGATTGAGCAGGGGCTGAATTCCTGGAAGGCCATTGATCGACATCTCGTCAGTTGGCTCTACACGCCCCAACAACAATCGCAGTCAAATGCGGCCAAAAGCCCTTGGCGACTGTGGTCGATGCAACCGATCGGGGAGCTACCAAAGCAGCTATTTACGGCATTACACCACAAGACACCGCTGGAAAATTGGGCGGCTGATCGCCATGATTTCAGTTTGGCCAATTGGATCGAAACGGTATTAGTGCTGCAACGCGCCCAGCAGGGCCTGATTCGCTGGGCCAATCAGCAACCTTATAATGATCAGGCATCCAAGCAACTGCTCAGTTCCCTCTACCTCGGTTTTGCCAGTACCTGGGTGCAGTTGGGGCAAGGACTCGATCGCTGCGTTAGCCTGAATAGCCAAAATCGGCGTCAATTTAGCCATATTGCCTTACGACTCGGCCTGCAGTTTCTCCAACAGTTCACCCAACATCCAAAATTTCCGCTCTATGGCAATGCCCAGCATACCCCTCAAAACAAAAGTCTATGCGACGCTTTGCGATATCTGAGCCAACCGCTGAATCAACTCAATGCCCAGGCAGAAAAAGCGCGGATATTAACCGTCGTCGGCAGTCTAGTCGTCTTATCGGGAAAATGCGCCGACGCCGAAAAGCTGCATCAACAGGCCCTTGAACTGGCGCAAGCAACAGAGGATGCGATTTGCAGTATCGCCAATCTGAACCACCTCAGCCGCATTGCCGCGATGCAAAGTCAATGCTCAGTAGCGATCGAATATGCCCAACGGGCCTTAATCACGGCGCGGCAAATTGGCGATGCTCAAGGTGAAGCAAACGCCTTAATGAATCTCGGCACCGCATCCGCCCGACAGGCCCAACTGATGGAAGCACCCGTCCGAGAATACGAAGCCGCCATGGACTACCTGACTGAGGCGATCGAAAAGGCCCAGGCCCTCGGCGACGAGCATTGCGAAGGGTTATGCGCCAATGCCCTGGCGAATCTTTGCATCAACATTGGCCATCCCGGCGAAGGCTTACGCTGGCTCCAAACCGGCTTCAAAGCCACCACCACCTGCGGTGATCTATACCTCCAAGCTCGCCACTTTACGAGCATGGCGGAAGCCTGCAAGCAGGTATCCCATCCGGGGGATGCGATTTATGCGGCTTGTTTAGGCCTCTATTACTTTGATCAGATTAATTGGCGCGAATGGCGACAG includes these proteins:
- a CDS encoding tetratricopeptide repeat protein, encoding MTDLRERYSSLIETIVQSGLNGTVQSRSQVYDLIANEFEPATEAIFSDCLGQRINQTENQVAIPDALTQVRANRALRTLQTIQLEWQRYQAAVSAKDLVANTIFQITTAAPHDRLSILVDTLSPKQSQSMALPLLEQLARGLANVPCEPSTQNILQQYATGIEQGLNSWKAIDRHLVSWLYTPQQQSQSNAAKSPWRLWSMQPIGELPKQLFTALHHKTPLENWAADRHDFSLANWIETVLVLQRAQQGLIRWANQQPYNDQASKQLLSSLYLGFASTWVQLGQGLDRCVSLNSQNRRQFSHIALRLGLQFLQQFTQHPKFPLYGNAQHTPQNKSLCDALRYLSQPLNQLNAQAEKARILTVVGSLVVLSGKCADAEKLHQQALELAQATEDAICSIANLNHLSRIAAMQSQCSVAIEYAQRALITARQIGDAQGEANALMNLGTASARQAQLMEAPVREYEAAMDYLTEAIEKAQALGDEHCEGLCANALANLCINIGHPGEGLRWLQTGFKATTTCGDLYLQARHFTSMAEACKQVSHPGDAIYAACLGLYYFDQINWREWRQPAAVLTQLKQRLGQRFDQLLSQELAEIIRQIGAEGFAQITRRLEEYGQLENC